Genomic DNA from Paenibacillus sp. MBLB1832:
AAGAGATGCAGTTGGATCGCGAAGCGGCGAACAAGAACGCTGGCGAGGCCGACAAAGGAAAAGATCGTGCAGCTACAACGGCGTAACGTTCATTTGTTTTCAAGTATGTTCATTTAGGTTCTTCTAAGATATAATGATTAGGTAAGTGAAGGGCCGCTTGCGGCCCTTTTTTGCATTCAAATTAACAGTGCTTATAGGGGAAGGGAGTATATCGAATGTCTAATATCGGCGTATGGGAAGCAGCAGAACCAGGTGTAACACGGTGTATATTGAAGGCTGAAGGTGGCCTTATGATGATGGAGGTCCACTTTGAACCTGGTGCCGTCGGTTATCAGCACAGTCATGTGCATGAGCAAATGTCTTATTGTTTAAAAGGAAAAATCGAGTTTACTATCGATGGCGTTGTGACCGTGATTGAGCAAGGTCAAACGATTTACATACCGAGCGGAGCTAGACATGGCGTTACCGCATTGGAGGATTCTGCCTTGCTAGACGTCTTTACGCCAATTCGTGAGGATCTTGTTAAACGCTAGTTTCTTCTACGTATAGAGGAGATGAATAGCCATCTGAATGGCAACAACCCAGATAATCACGGCTGAGATTTTATTTAATTTGCTCATGAGCGTACCCTTACCATTTCGAGAAGCTACGAAGCGGCCAGCTAGGGCTAGAGTGAAGAACCAAATCCAAGAGACGAGAATGATACTGATCGTGAACGCCCACTTCTCTCCGCCAGCATATTGAATGGAGTTGGTTCCAATAACACCGACCGTATCGATAATGGCGTGAGGATTCAATAATGAGACAGAGGCTGCGAACAGCATTTGCTTCTTGGGACTGATTTTCTCTTGAACCTGATGGCTTTCGGGCTGTGATTGACTTCTCCACAACATCCACCCGATGTAGAGAAGGAAGAAGAATCCCAGCGCATAGAGTACAGTTTGCAGCCAATCGAATGTGAGTATCATGAGCGAAACGCCGCATACGGCAGCGCTAATGAGGATCGTATCACATACCGCAGCAGTGAGAATGACAGGAAGTGCGCCAAAGTAAGTACGATGGCTGGCTCCTTGATTGAATACAAATACATTTTGCACGCCTAACGGCAGGATAAGTCCGAAGCCGAGCAGACAGGCATGTACAACCGTGCTGAACAATGTGATCGCTCCCATCTAGATGTCTATCTATCATAATTCTTGTAACCATAAAGGATTATAAGTCATTCGACTTGAAATAGGTATAGAAATTCAACCTGGGGAGGATGTTTCCGTTGACGAACAGTGGTAAATTCGCGTGGACGTGGACGATTCGCGAAGAAGATTTAGAAGAATATGTAAGCATGCACTTGGCACCGTGGCCAGAAATTTTGGAAGAGCACACTAAAGCGGGCATTCGGGATTATTCCATTTTTCAAAATGGGAATCAATTCTTCTATTGTTTCCTCTGTGATGATTTGGACGCAGCATTCGCTTACTTGGCTGAAAGTGAAGCTTGCAACCGCTGGAACGCAATTACTTCTAAGATGGTCGTAGGTTCCTTCGATTTTCGAGAAGCGGTACCGATTCAACCGATGCGTGAAGTTTTTTATCTCAAATAATAAAATAGTAGATGAGGATGGCTAGCGAAATGCTAGTCATCTTTTTGCGTTTTCACGCAATTGCCACAGTTGGCAACAGGTGGTTGAGAGGGAAACCAAACCTACTTGAGAATCTAGTAAGATTGGGATAGTATGAGGGACATAGCGAGTTTTATCGAAAGGATTGAGAGAAATGAATAACCTATCATTGTTCCTGAAAGCATCCCGGTTTCGGGTTATTCCCGTCATGGTCATTCCCGTTGTGCTAGGTGGATTAGGAGCTATTGTATGGAACGATACGTTTCATCCGTATTTATTTGTTTTAACGTTTATCGGTTCAATTGCTGCGCATTTATTCTCCAATATGATTAATGATTTGTGGGACTTTCGTAATGGTATCGACACAGCAGCCAAGGAGACAGCATCTGCAATCTCAACAAACTCGGGCTTTTTGGCGAATGGAACGATAACGTTACGTTTATTTAGCTTTGTGACGTGGGCCATATTCGCTCTTGCTCTTGTTTGCGGGCTTATTTTAAGTCTTACCAGCGGCTGGCTCGTGCTTTTATTTGGCGGGTTAGGTGGATTGATCGCGTATTTCTATGTAGCGCCGCCTATTAAATTTGGTTACCGCGGTAAAGGCTATAGTGAAATTGCCATTCTCTTATCTTTTGGTATTTTGCCTACGTTAGGTAGTTATTATGTTCAAACGATGCAGGTCGATTACCGTCCACTTCTCTTATCACTACCGATCGGCTTATTTACGACTTTGATTTTATTTAATCATCATTTTCTTCATTGGCAAGCAGATCGCACCGCAGGTAAACGAACCCTAGTTGTTGTCTGGGGCGAAAAAAGAGCATTGCTCTTTTCCAAATCCTTATGTGCACTTTCGTATATCGTACTTATTACTTGTGTGCTCGTTGGCGTATTCCCTTATTATACACTGATCGCTTTGCTAACAGCCGTGCCTTTGATCAAGGTGTATCGGAATTTGAAGTCAGAGAATCCATCTCCTGCCTATCTTCCTTTGATGGGAGCGTCATTAAAGGCTACGACC
This window encodes:
- a CDS encoding cupin domain-containing protein, with the translated sequence MSNIGVWEAAEPGVTRCILKAEGGLMMMEVHFEPGAVGYQHSHVHEQMSYCLKGKIEFTIDGVVTVIEQGQTIYIPSGARHGVTALEDSALLDVFTPIREDLVKR
- a CDS encoding LysE/ArgO family amino acid transporter; amino-acid sequence: MFSTVVHACLLGFGLILPLGVQNVFVFNQGASHRTYFGALPVILTAAVCDTILISAAVCGVSLMILTFDWLQTVLYALGFFFLLYIGWMLWRSQSQPESHQVQEKISPKKQMLFAASVSLLNPHAIIDTVGVIGTNSIQYAGGEKWAFTISIILVSWIWFFTLALAGRFVASRNGKGTLMSKLNKISAVIIWVVAIQMAIHLLYT
- a CDS encoding L-rhamnose mutarotase, producing the protein MFPLTNSGKFAWTWTIREEDLEEYVSMHLAPWPEILEEHTKAGIRDYSIFQNGNQFFYCFLCDDLDAAFAYLAESEACNRWNAITSKMVVGSFDFREAVPIQPMREVFYLK
- a CDS encoding prenyltransferase; amino-acid sequence: MNNLSLFLKASRFRVIPVMVIPVVLGGLGAIVWNDTFHPYLFVLTFIGSIAAHLFSNMINDLWDFRNGIDTAAKETASAISTNSGFLANGTITLRLFSFVTWAIFALALVCGLILSLTSGWLVLLFGGLGGLIAYFYVAPPIKFGYRGKGYSEIAILLSFGILPTLGSYYVQTMQVDYRPLLLSLPIGLFTTLILFNHHFLHWQADRTAGKRTLVVVWGEKRALLFSKSLCALSYIVLITCVLVGVFPYYTLIALLTAVPLIKVYRNLKSENPSPAYLPLMGASLKATTRSGLIMMLALVVQAILN